One part of the Algibacter sp. L1A34 genome encodes these proteins:
- the mltG gene encoding endolytic transglycosylase MltG produces MYIKKILLAILVIGLVVAGFFANFVYKAMLRPNTAFNNETAYVYISSKADYDEVRSQLEPLLDDIGSFDDLADRKKYTSNIKGGKYAIKKGMTNNDIINSIRSGNVPIKVSFNNQSTLEKLAGRISKEIEADSLSLLKAMTEKTFLAENKFSEATALGMYLPNSYEFFWNTDAEGFRDRMLIEYNRFWNDTRTKKAEAIGLSQNQVIALASIVYEESKQASEQPRIAGVYMNRLRIGMPLQADPTLKFAAYQLPKYKNTIIKRVLNVHKDIVSPYNTYKNRGLPPGLIAMPDISAIDAVLNFEKHKYLYFAANAKKMGYHNFAKTLAQHNVNAREYQRYLSAQGINK; encoded by the coding sequence ATGTATATAAAAAAAATACTTCTTGCCATTTTAGTAATCGGACTTGTTGTTGCCGGATTTTTTGCCAATTTTGTTTACAAAGCTATGCTGAGGCCTAATACAGCCTTTAATAATGAAACGGCTTATGTTTATATTTCGTCTAAGGCTGATTATGATGAAGTGAGAAGTCAATTAGAGCCGCTGTTGGATGATATAGGTTCGTTTGATGATTTAGCTGACCGTAAAAAATATACCTCTAACATTAAGGGAGGTAAGTATGCTATTAAAAAGGGAATGACAAATAACGATATTATCAATTCTATACGAAGTGGTAATGTGCCTATAAAAGTGTCGTTTAACAACCAATCGACTTTAGAAAAGTTGGCGGGGCGCATTTCAAAAGAAATTGAAGCCGATAGTTTGTCTCTATTGAAAGCCATGACAGAAAAAACTTTTTTAGCTGAAAATAAATTTAGTGAAGCAACCGCTTTAGGAATGTATTTGCCTAATAGCTATGAGTTTTTCTGGAACACCGATGCTGAAGGTTTTAGAGACCGTATGCTAATAGAATACAATCGTTTTTGGAATGATACAAGAACTAAAAAAGCGGAAGCTATTGGTTTATCTCAAAATCAAGTTATTGCATTAGCATCTATAGTTTACGAAGAATCTAAACAAGCTAGCGAACAACCAAGGATAGCTGGTGTTTATATGAATAGATTAAGAATAGGTATGCCATTACAAGCAGATCCTACCTTAAAATTTGCTGCTTACCAACTACCAAAATATAAAAACACCATTATTAAGCGTGTTTTAAATGTGCATAAAGATATTGTATCTCCTTACAATACTTATAAAAATAGAGGCTTACCTCCTGGATTAATTGCTATGCCAGATATCTCTGCTATCGATGCGGTTCTAAATTTTGAAAAGCATAAATATCTTTATTTTGCTGCGAATGCAAAAAAAATGGGGTATCATAATTTTGCTAAAACTTTAGCACAGCATAATGTAAACGCACGTGAATATCAGCGTTATCTTTCTGCTCAAGGCATTAATAAATAG
- a CDS encoding tRNA (guanine-N1)-methyltransferase: MNFTKQLFFIACAFLFTLTSFSQTNATQEEDKLSLNSGSIDNQFEFVIRRSNSWQDYKTVKKTWLYALKAHTLDSLKAVHKDLADTQVVVKNQGKEISDLKLNLSNTQTDLDKTNTEKNNMSLFGLQMSKSSYNVLMWSIIGGLLVLLLFFIYKFNNSNAITRAAKKSLAETEEEFEEHRKTALEREQKVRRQLQDEINKQKKA; encoded by the coding sequence ATGAATTTTACTAAACAACTGTTTTTCATAGCATGTGCGTTTTTATTTACGCTTACTTCTTTTTCTCAAACCAATGCAACACAAGAAGAAGATAAATTATCATTAAACAGCGGCTCAATAGATAACCAATTTGAATTTGTTATCAGACGTTCGAACAGCTGGCAAGATTATAAAACCGTAAAAAAGACATGGCTTTACGCGCTTAAAGCACATACTTTAGATTCTTTAAAGGCGGTACATAAAGATCTAGCCGACACACAAGTAGTTGTTAAAAACCAAGGAAAAGAAATTTCTGACTTAAAATTAAACTTATCTAATACGCAAACCGATTTAGACAAAACCAACACTGAAAAAAACAACATGTCTTTGTTTGGTTTACAAATGAGTAAATCGAGCTACAATGTACTTATGTGGTCTATTATTGGGGGATTATTAGTGTTATTACTTTTCTTTATTTATAAATTCAATAATAGCAATGCGATAACTCGTGCTGCAAAGAAGAGTTTAGCCGAAACTGAAGAAGAGTTTGAGGAACACCGAAAAACAGCACTAGAACGCGAACAAAAAGTGCGCAGACAATTGCAAGACGAAATTAATAAACAGAAAAAAGCTTAA
- a CDS encoding tRNA-uridine aminocarboxypropyltransferase has protein sequence MRPSSTCICEHISPLKTKTRFIILMHPKEYKKEKSGTGHITNLQLENSEIIVGVDFTNNKRVNDILAKENSSSFLLYPGKDNFNLSIRESLEINSFMGNNANLFLIDGTWPCARKMLKLSRNLQKLKRVSFDNTIKSKFIIKQQPESLCLSTIESVYTVLNLLKDGDLEECDTKDFLIPFEKMIEYQLEYMLNPNNKNYCSTMNRAITPKTMYKKNTERNIIFEQE, from the coding sequence ATGAGACCATCAAGTACATGTATTTGCGAGCACATTAGTCCTTTAAAGACTAAAACTCGTTTTATTATTCTTATGCATCCTAAGGAATATAAAAAGGAAAAAAGTGGAACGGGGCATATAACGAATCTTCAACTTGAAAATTCAGAAATTATAGTTGGTGTTGATTTCACCAATAATAAGCGTGTAAACGACATACTGGCTAAAGAAAACAGTTCTTCTTTTTTACTTTACCCAGGGAAAGATAATTTCAACTTATCGATAAGAGAAAGTTTAGAAATAAATTCTTTTATGGGCAATAATGCAAACCTATTTCTTATTGACGGCACCTGGCCTTGCGCTCGTAAAATGCTTAAACTAAGCAGGAACTTGCAGAAATTAAAAAGAGTGAGTTTTGATAATACAATAAAATCAAAATTTATTATCAAGCAACAACCAGAATCTCTTTGCCTTAGTACTATTGAGTCGGTTTACACAGTCTTAAATTTACTTAAAGATGGTGATTTAGAAGAATGCGACACAAAGGACTTTCTTATTCCTTTTGAAAAAATGATTGAGTATCAACTGGAATACATGTTAAACCCAAATAATAAGAACTATTGTTCTACTATGAACAGAGCAATTACTCCTAAGACGATGTATAAGAAGAATACTGAAAGGAATATTATTTTTGAACAAGAATAG
- a CDS encoding SAM-dependent methyltransferase, with protein MTSAKGQLFLIPTTLGDNNPLDVLPITVKNTIDKIDVFIVENEKTARRFIKKICPEKAQPSLQLFTLNKRTEASELPAFLNPCLNGINVGLLSEAGCPGVADPGADVVKIAHEKNIKVIPLVGPSSILMAMMSSGMNGQSFAFNGYLPIDKGERKTEIKRLERLSFEHNQSQLFIETPYRNNKMLEDLSTVLENNTDICVACDITLETEFIKTKSAKAWQKNSVDLHKRPTLFIIHKS; from the coding sequence ATGACATCAGCTAAAGGCCAACTTTTTTTAATACCAACTACTTTAGGCGATAATAATCCGCTAGATGTTTTACCTATAACTGTAAAAAATACCATAGATAAAATTGATGTTTTTATTGTTGAAAACGAAAAAACAGCACGCCGTTTCATAAAAAAGATTTGTCCAGAAAAAGCACAACCTTCACTACAGTTATTTACTTTAAACAAACGAACAGAAGCTAGTGAATTACCCGCTTTTTTAAACCCGTGTTTAAATGGAATTAACGTTGGACTTCTATCTGAAGCTGGCTGTCCAGGCGTTGCGGACCCTGGAGCCGATGTTGTAAAAATAGCACATGAGAAAAACATAAAAGTAATCCCTCTTGTAGGACCATCATCTATTTTAATGGCTATGATGAGTTCTGGAATGAATGGGCAAAGTTTTGCATTTAATGGCTACTTACCTATTGATAAAGGAGAAAGAAAAACAGAAATAAAGCGATTAGAGCGCTTATCTTTTGAGCATAACCAATCGCAACTTTTTATTGAAACACCTTACCGGAACAATAAAATGCTAGAAGATTTAAGTACCGTTTTAGAAAACAACACCGATATCTGTGTAGCCTGTGATATTACTTTAGAAACTGAATTTATAAAAACAAAGAGCGCCAAAGCATGGCAAAAAAATAGCGTTGACCTTCATAAAAGACCAACGCTATTTATTATACATAAAAGCTAA
- the dapF gene encoding diaminopimelate epimerase, with protein MQQTFYKYQGTGNDFVMVDNREQTFNKRDTKRIAFLCDRRFGIGADGLILLENHDTLDFKMVYFNADGNESTMCGNGGRCLVAFAKQLCVIEDKAVFEAIDGLHHAEIEADIVKLQMQDVDVVEKFDDHVFLNTGSPHHVQFEDAIEYFDIKDKGSKIRNGEPYFNEGTNVNFVKKVNDEVFRVRTYERGVEDETLSCGTGVTAVAIAMHAINETPETLIKLNVQGGKLNVSFDIENGTYKNVWLIGPAKFVFKGEI; from the coding sequence ATGCAACAGACTTTTTATAAATACCAAGGAACAGGTAACGATTTTGTAATGGTTGATAACCGTGAGCAAACGTTCAATAAAAGAGACACCAAACGCATTGCTTTTTTATGCGATAGACGTTTTGGAATAGGAGCAGATGGGCTTATTCTTCTTGAAAATCATGATACATTAGATTTTAAAATGGTGTATTTCAATGCTGATGGAAACGAGAGTACCATGTGTGGAAATGGAGGTCGCTGTTTAGTGGCTTTTGCAAAACAATTATGTGTTATTGAAGATAAAGCAGTTTTTGAAGCAATAGATGGTTTACATCATGCTGAAATTGAAGCAGATATTGTGAAACTTCAAATGCAGGATGTTGATGTTGTTGAAAAGTTTGACGATCACGTGTTTTTAAATACAGGATCTCCTCATCATGTGCAATTTGAAGATGCTATTGAGTATTTCGATATAAAAGATAAAGGATCTAAAATTAGAAATGGTGAACCATATTTTAATGAAGGTACAAACGTGAATTTCGTTAAAAAAGTAAACGACGAAGTTTTTAGAGTTAGAACTTACGAACGTGGTGTTGAAGATGAAACCTTATCTTGTGGAACTGGAGTTACTGCTGTTGCAATTGCTATGCACGCTATTAATGAAACGCCTGAAACTTTAATAAAATTAAATGTTCAAGGCGGAAAATTAAATGTGAGTTTTGATATTGAAAACGGTACTTACAAAAATGTTTGGCTTATTGGGCCAGCTAAATTTGTGTTTAAAGGCGAGATATGA
- a CDS encoding GNAT family N-acetyltransferase, translating to MITLKGEHIYLRALEPEDLEFIHAIENDEAVWEISNTQTPYSKFLIKQYLEEAHRDIYDVKQLRLVISNHQDEAIGLIDLFDFDVKNGRAGIGVLVKDEVDRSKGAGKEALFLLVNYSFTHLDLHQLYCNISEENTISIKLFTNQGFKQIGLKKDWNYVNGSYKNEYLFQLIKN from the coding sequence ATGATTACTTTAAAAGGCGAACATATCTATTTGCGCGCTTTAGAGCCTGAAGATCTAGAATTTATTCATGCCATTGAAAACGATGAAGCTGTTTGGGAAATTAGTAACACGCAAACTCCATATTCTAAGTTTTTAATTAAGCAGTATTTAGAGGAAGCTCACCGTGATATTTACGACGTAAAGCAACTAAGATTAGTGATTTCTAATCATCAAGATGAAGCCATTGGGCTCATAGATTTGTTCGATTTTGATGTTAAAAACGGAAGAGCAGGTATTGGTGTTTTAGTTAAAGATGAAGTTGATAGAAGTAAAGGAGCAGGTAAAGAAGCCTTGTTTTTGTTAGTGAATTATAGTTTTACACATTTAGATTTACATCAACTGTATTGTAATATTTCCGAAGAAAATACTATTAGTATCAAGCTGTTTACAAATCAAGGTTTTAAACAAATTGGACTTAAAAAAGATTGGAACTATGTAAATGGTTCTTATAAAAATGAATATTTATTTCAGCTTATTAAAAATTAA
- a CDS encoding low molecular weight protein-tyrosine-phosphatase: protein MTKILMVCLGNICRSPLAEGILKSKLSNNFIVDSAGTANYHTGNSPDSRSIAVAKKYGLNISNLKGRQFLVSDFDTFDIIYVMDDSNFKNVIKLARNNQDISKVNFILNEVYPNKNFNVPDPYYGGNDGFENIYNMLDEACTIIANNLTSE from the coding sequence ATGACTAAAATTCTGATGGTATGCTTGGGAAACATTTGCCGTTCTCCACTTGCCGAAGGTATTTTAAAATCTAAACTATCCAACAACTTCATTGTTGATTCTGCCGGAACAGCAAATTACCATACAGGTAACTCGCCAGATTCGCGATCTATTGCGGTGGCTAAAAAATATGGTCTAAATATTTCAAATCTAAAAGGAAGACAATTTTTAGTTTCCGATTTTGATACATTTGACATCATTTACGTGATGGATGATTCTAATTTCAAAAATGTAATCAAACTTGCCAGAAACAATCAAGATATCTCTAAAGTTAACTTTATTTTAAATGAAGTTTATCCCAACAAGAATTTTAATGTACCAGACCCCTATTACGGTGGTAACGATGGTTTTGAGAACATATATAACATGCTAGATGAAGCATGTACTATTATTGCAAATAATTTAACTTCGGAATAA
- a CDS encoding peptidoglycan-binding protein LysM, with translation MTKNIASYLVLALLTVIMLSVSFSSKNSIEDLSKYSTAGLELDYTVSLDEDIKEDVLVSNDENNVFSPYLGKSFVGFKEAIGFKESRGNYTTVNTFGYLGKYQFGRETLKMIGINNPAQFLKSPKLQEKAFIANAARNKWILRRDIKNFVGRRINGVVVTESGILAAAHLAGPGSVKTYLRSYGLDNFADGFGTTVGYYMKRFSGYDTSFVKPDRRAKAI, from the coding sequence ATGACAAAGAATATTGCAAGTTATTTAGTCTTAGCACTTTTAACAGTAATTATGTTAAGTGTGTCGTTTTCATCAAAAAATTCGATAGAAGATTTAAGTAAGTATTCAACAGCAGGTTTAGAGTTAGATTATACTGTAAGCCTCGACGAAGACATCAAAGAAGATGTTTTAGTGTCGAATGACGAGAACAATGTATTTTCTCCATATTTGGGAAAATCATTTGTAGGATTTAAAGAAGCTATAGGCTTTAAGGAATCGAGAGGTAATTACACAACAGTAAACACTTTTGGTTATTTAGGCAAATATCAGTTTGGGAGAGAAACGTTAAAAATGATTGGGATTAATAATCCAGCTCAGTTTTTAAAGAGTCCTAAGCTACAAGAAAAAGCGTTTATTGCTAATGCCGCAAGAAATAAATGGATTTTACGTCGCGACATTAAAAATTTTGTAGGACGACGTATTAATGGTGTGGTTGTAACAGAATCTGGTATTTTGGCAGCAGCACATTTAGCAGGTCCTGGCAGTGTGAAAACGTATTTAAGAAGCTACGGTTTAGATAATTTTGCTGATGGTTTTGGAACCACAGTTGGATATTATATGAAACGTTTTTCTGGTTATGACACTTCATTTGTAAAACCAGATAGGCGTGCTAAGGCAATCTAA
- the rplS gene encoding 50S ribosomal protein L19 — MQSLIKFVQDEFVTKKDFPEFGAGDTITVFYEIKEGAKTRTQFFRGVVIQRRGSASTETFTIRKMSGTIGVERIFPVNLPALQKIEVNKRGKVRRARIYYFRGLTGKKARITERRR, encoded by the coding sequence ATGCAATCTTTAATAAAATTTGTTCAAGACGAGTTTGTAACAAAAAAAGATTTTCCAGAATTTGGAGCTGGAGATACAATTACTGTATTCTACGAAATTAAAGAGGGTGCTAAAACACGTACTCAGTTTTTTAGAGGAGTAGTAATTCAAAGAAGAGGATCAGCTTCAACTGAAACTTTTACAATTAGAAAAATGTCTGGTACTATTGGTGTGGAACGTATTTTCCCTGTTAATTTACCTGCATTACAAAAAATAGAAGTTAACAAACGTGGTAAAGTACGTAGAGCTAGAATCTACTACTTTAGAGGTTTAACTGGTAAAAAAGCCAGAATTACTGAACGTAGACGTTAA
- a CDS encoding trypsin-like peptidase domain-containing protein — MKKILTLVMVSILGGVITLGSYKLFLEKDNTVVVATSNEKPTFLPTNNLNMALNAAENTDFTTAADNAVHAVVHVKNVTISSGQMTLQDFFSGRSPQRAQMGTGSGVIINADGYIITNNHVIKNASELSVTLNNNKTYTAEVVGTDPKTDIALLKIDADEDLPYVTFGDSDSVQIGEWVLAVGNPFNLTSTVTAGIISAKSRDLTGQSSQSFLQTDAAVNPGNSGGALVNTNGELIGINTAISSQTGSYVGYSFAVPSNIARKVIEDIMEFGNVQNGVLGIQGGTLNSAVAEEMGVNYAEGVYVAEVVKSSGAEKAGIKKGDIIKKLDNIEISKFEDLSGYIKTKRPNDVVNVELFRDNDIKSVSVTLTKTELFTVNFMKMELQDLSDSFKEKYQINYGVIVKKTENEWLYSNLGISEGYIITGINDSKIESISDISKLKEKYGEDILDHIKKLEYINTRKEKKEVLFK; from the coding sequence ATGAAAAAGATTTTAACCTTAGTAATGGTATCCATATTAGGAGGTGTTATAACGCTTGGCTCTTATAAACTCTTTTTAGAAAAAGACAATACTGTCGTAGTTGCAACAAGTAATGAAAAGCCTACTTTTCTACCAACAAATAATTTAAACATGGCATTGAATGCTGCCGAAAATACAGATTTTACAACGGCTGCAGATAATGCAGTACATGCAGTAGTTCATGTTAAAAACGTAACTATTAGTTCTGGACAAATGACATTACAAGATTTCTTTTCTGGAAGAAGCCCGCAACGTGCACAAATGGGCACAGGCTCTGGCGTAATTATTAATGCCGATGGTTATATTATCACCAATAACCACGTAATAAAAAACGCTAGCGAACTTTCAGTAACCTTAAACAACAACAAAACCTATACTGCTGAAGTAGTTGGAACCGATCCAAAAACCGATATCGCTTTACTAAAAATTGATGCCGATGAAGATTTACCCTATGTTACTTTTGGAGATTCCGATAGCGTACAAATTGGCGAATGGGTATTGGCCGTTGGTAACCCTTTTAATTTAACATCTACCGTAACTGCAGGAATTATAAGTGCAAAATCTAGAGATTTAACAGGGCAAAGTTCGCAATCCTTTTTACAAACGGATGCTGCTGTAAACCCTGGGAACTCAGGTGGTGCATTAGTAAACACCAATGGAGAATTAATTGGTATTAATACGGCAATATCATCGCAAACAGGATCTTATGTTGGATATTCCTTTGCTGTACCGAGTAATATTGCTCGAAAAGTTATTGAAGATATTATGGAATTTGGTAACGTACAAAATGGTGTTTTAGGTATCCAAGGAGGCACGCTTAATAGCGCTGTAGCGGAAGAAATGGGTGTTAATTATGCCGAAGGTGTATATGTTGCCGAAGTTGTTAAAAGTTCCGGAGCTGAAAAAGCTGGTATTAAAAAAGGAGATATTATTAAGAAATTAGACAATATCGAAATATCGAAATTTGAAGATTTAAGTGGTTATATTAAAACAAAACGCCCTAATGATGTTGTGAATGTAGAACTATTTAGAGATAATGATATAAAATCGGTTTCTGTAACACTTACAAAAACAGAGCTGTTTACTGTTAATTTCATGAAAATGGAATTACAAGATTTATCAGATTCTTTTAAAGAAAAGTATCAAATTAATTATGGAGTAATTGTTAAGAAAACAGAAAACGAATGGTTATACTCTAATTTAGGTATTTCTGAAGGTTATATTATTACTGGAATTAACGATAGTAAAATTGAAAGTATCTCGGATATTTCAAAATTAAAAGAAAAATACGGTGAAGATATCTTAGATCATATTAAAAAATTAGAATACATAAACACTCGAAAAGAGAAAAAAGAAGTTCTTTTCAAATAA
- a CDS encoding DUF2279 domain-containing protein, whose product MDGFRVKYALFLILVSSLAFSQTKFNSFFIPSDSLNISRRNTVVISEAALAGITLVGLNQLWYADYERSKLHTLNDNNEWLQMDKFGHAFSAYQIGKHGAQVLNWSGVGEKDQLIYGATLGFGFLSAVEILDGYSEEWGFSWGDILANASGTSLYIGQELLWKEQRIALKYSFHQTKYAKRNPDKLGNGILEEVLKDYNGQTYWLSANLQSFFKKSKIPKWLNIAVGYGGEGMLRGVESVDNQMLINNSPYRQMFLSFDVNLDKIKTNSPFLKTIFSVFSMIKIPFPTLEFNKKGCVFHPFYI is encoded by the coding sequence GTGGATGGTTTTAGAGTGAAATATGCGTTGTTTCTAATTTTGGTTTCGTCGCTAGCTTTTTCTCAAACGAAGTTCAATTCATTTTTTATACCTAGTGATTCTTTAAATATTTCAAGACGTAATACTGTTGTTATTTCTGAAGCTGCACTTGCAGGCATAACTTTAGTTGGTTTAAACCAATTATGGTATGCAGATTACGAGCGTTCTAAATTACATACTTTAAATGATAATAATGAATGGTTGCAAATGGATAAGTTTGGGCATGCGTTTTCTGCTTATCAAATAGGGAAACATGGTGCGCAAGTTTTAAACTGGAGTGGTGTAGGTGAAAAGGATCAACTTATTTATGGAGCTACATTGGGATTTGGTTTCCTTTCTGCTGTTGAAATTTTAGACGGTTATTCTGAAGAATGGGGTTTTTCCTGGGGTGATATTTTGGCTAATGCATCAGGTACAAGTTTGTATATTGGGCAAGAATTATTGTGGAAGGAACAAAGAATTGCTTTAAAGTATAGTTTTCATCAAACAAAATACGCCAAACGGAACCCTGATAAGCTCGGGAATGGTATTTTAGAAGAGGTGTTAAAGGATTACAACGGACAAACTTACTGGTTAAGCGCAAATTTGCAATCTTTTTTTAAGAAAAGTAAAATCCCTAAATGGCTCAATATTGCTGTTGGTTATGGTGGGGAAGGTATGCTTAGAGGAGTGGAAAGTGTTGATAACCAAATGTTAATAAATAACTCGCCTTACAGGCAAATGTTTCTTAGTTTCGATGTTAATTTGGATAAAATAAAAACAAATTCGCCTTTTCTGAAAACGATTTTTAGTGTTTTTAGTATGATAAAAATACCGTTTCCGACTCTCGAATTTAATAAAAAAGGGTGTGTTTTTCATCCATTCTACATTTGA
- the trmD gene encoding tRNA (guanosine(37)-N1)-methyltransferase TrmD: MRIDIITVLPELLKSPFEASILKRAIEAGLVEVHFHNLRDYTTDNYKSIDDTQFGGGAGMVMMVEPIDKCITDLKSQREYDEVIYMTPDGETLKQGIANQLSMHENIIILCGHYKGVDQRVRDQFITREISIGDYVLSGGELGAAVLCDAIIRLIPGVLGNETSALTDSFQDNLLAPPIYTKPREYKGWKVPELLFSGNFPEIEKWREEQAYQRTKKLRPDLLDE; the protein is encoded by the coding sequence ATGCGTATAGATATTATTACCGTTTTACCAGAATTATTAAAAAGTCCGTTTGAGGCTTCTATTTTAAAACGTGCTATTGAAGCCGGTTTGGTTGAAGTTCATTTTCATAATTTACGCGATTATACTACCGATAACTATAAATCTATTGATGATACTCAGTTTGGTGGTGGCGCAGGCATGGTAATGATGGTAGAACCTATTGATAAATGTATAACCGATTTGAAATCGCAACGTGAGTACGATGAAGTTATTTATATGACGCCCGATGGTGAAACCTTAAAACAAGGTATTGCAAATCAATTATCGATGCATGAAAATATAATAATTTTATGCGGACATTATAAAGGTGTGGATCAACGGGTGCGCGATCAATTTATTACGCGCGAAATTTCAATTGGAGATTATGTGCTTTCGGGTGGCGAATTGGGTGCAGCTGTGCTTTGTGATGCGATAATTAGATTAATACCAGGGGTTTTGGGTAATGAAACTTCGGCCCTAACCGATTCTTTTCAAGATAATTTATTAGCGCCTCCTATTTATACAAAACCTAGAGAATATAAAGGATGGAAAGTTCCTGAATTACTATTTAGTGGTAATTTCCCTGAAATTGAAAAATGGAGAGAAGAACAAGCTTACCAGCGTACTAAAAAATTGAGACCAGATTTATTGGATGAATAA